The nucleotide window CATCCAAAGGCATCTTGTTGATTGTGCTAACAATTTGCCCCGCGGTTTTTGAAACTTGCCCTGCATCCTTACGGCATTCAGGGTGTTTGCTCATTATCATTCCTATAACTGCTCCAGGCTGGGCCTGGCCTCCGTGTTTAGCTGCATTGATAAGAGCGTACTTTCGAATGATTTCTTCCAGTTTATCCATTGGTAATCACTTCATTTTTTTGATCCTTTCTAATGGCCAGGTAAACCTTTCCACTGACCAGGAAAAATAACTTCTAAAAAAAATATGAGAAATAAATAAAAAATAATAAATTAAGCGGGTTTTTTTTGTTGCTGCGTTCTTATACAAAGTTAGTTACTGCATTCTGGTACAAAGTTAGTTACTGCATTCCGGTACAAAGTTAGTTACTGCATTCCGGTACAAAGTTAGTTACTAAATTCCAGTACAACGTTAATTACTGCATTCCGGTACAACGTTAATTACTAGATTTCCAGTACAACGTTAGTACTGCATTCTGGTACAAAGTTAGTAACTGCATACCAGTATAAACTTAGTTACTGTATCCCGTACAAACTTAGTAACTGCATTCCAGCATAACTTAGTTAATGCGTTCCAGTACAAAGTCCGCTATCAGGAAGAGTGCATCTCTGGATGGACTATCATCTAAATTATTAATCAACAGTTCTTTTGCCAAGTTAACGTTTTCCCGAGCTACCTTCCATGCGTACTCTATAGATCCATATTTTTCCAGTATCTCCACGGCTTCTGAAACGTTTTCATCCCCATCTTCCTTGAGGATTACATGTAACCGTTTCTTGTCCTCTTCACTGGCCTGGCTGAGTGCGTGCACCACCAGGAGGGTCATTTTACCCTCGACTATGTCACTGCCCACTGGTTTTCCCAGGTCTTCTTCAGAACTAGCCACATCCAGGTAGTCATCCTGTATCTGGAATGCCAGACCTATGAGTCTCCCGTATTCAGCCAGGGCTTCCACCTGTTCTGGTGATCCCCCGCCGAGTATGGCTCCTGCTTTGGTGGCTGCGGCAATGAGTGCTGCGGTTTTCTTGTAGATCATGATCATGTATTCTTCTTCACTGACATCCATGCGCTCGGTAAAGCCCATGTCCATTGCCTGACCTTCACAGATCTTCACACAGCTATCCACCACGGTGTGAAGTGCGGGTAATATCAGTTCTGGTGTTACCCCATCATCTTCACTCTGCATTACCGAGGCAAATGCCTTGGAGAAGAGAGTGTCCCCGGCTAAGATGGCCATTGGTTCTCCCCATATTACATGTACCGATGGTTTGCCCCTTCTTTTCTCATCCTGATCCATGATATCGTCATGAATCAAACTGAAGGTGTGGATTAGTTCCACGGCTGCTCCTGTTTTAAGGGCGGATTTAACCGTGCCACCCACGGCTTCTGCGCTTAAAATCGCCAGTGATGGTCTGAGTTTTTTTCCACCAGCTTTTACAAGATGTTCTGATGCTTGGAGGAGTGTTTCAGGGTCCACTGTTTCCAGTGCCCGGTTCATCTCCTGATCTATATCTGCAGAGTATCTTTTGAGAATCTCAGTTACTTCCAGTTTTGTTTCCATTAAAGTCCTCCATTGAAAACCTGTGCCTGTCCATTTCTAAGTACGTGAATATCATTACCCATTTTGTATCCTTCTTCCTCTGCTAACTCGGTGTAGGCGGCCAGCATTTCCAGGTCACCGTGGGATGGTATGATGTGTTCGGGTTGCAGCATGCGTATGAAGTCACGGTGGTCTTCTCGACCTGCATGACCAGATACATGGGCGTTGGTATAAATTCGAGCCCCGTTACCTTTTAAACGTCGCTCCATGAGGTTTCGGTTGGCGGCGTTGGTGGGGTTGGGTATGATTGGTGCGCTGATAACCACATTATCCCCGGGGGCCACGTTGAAGTGGGTTCTTCCACTGGCTATCCGGGGTAGTAGTGCGTCGGGTTCTCCCTGGTGTCCGGTGGTTACCAGTATGTAATCGGAACGGTTCTCCTCAGCACGGGCCAGTGCCCGGTTAACTGATTTTGGGCTGCCGAAGATACTTGTACCGGAGGGGAGTTTTAGGATTCCCATCTTCTCGGCTATGCTGCCGAAGCGTTCCATTGATCTTCCCAGGAGTAAGATTTTCCGGTCACTTTCCTGGGCAATGTTACATATAGCCTGGATACGTTCAATATGACTGCTGAAGGTGGTGACCAGTAAACCTTCAGGTGCAGGTAGAATATCCTTCATTATATCTTCCAGGACTATTCTGGCCACTTTCTCAGAGTGGGTTTTTTCCTGCTTGGTCTCGGTCATCCTGGTGGTTTCCACAATCAATGCCAGAACTCCCTGCCTTCCCAGTTGCCTTAGGCGTTCATAATCCGGTGGTGGGCTGAGCATCATGTGGTTGTCGAATTTGTAATCATTGGCATAGACAATTATACCCTCTGAGGTGTGCAGTACCGGGGTTACAGCCTGTGGTATACTGTGGGTGGTGTGCACAAATTCCAGGGTGATGTCCGGGGATAGTTGCATTTTCTCCCCTGAGTTTAGAACCTGGAGGGGATTGGAAACCTCGAATTTTCTTTCCTGTTTTATACTGTTTTCCACCAGTGCCAGGGTGTAGGGTGTTCCAATGAGGGGTGCATCGTAGCGGTGGGCTAGTTTGGCCACTGCTCCAATGTGGTCCAGGTGTCCGTGGCTGAATACT belongs to uncultured Methanobacterium sp. and includes:
- a CDS encoding RNase J family beta-CASP ribonuclease, whose translation is MSVEVIAIGGYEEVGKNMSAVKVGDDVVIFDMGINLDRIHIHEDTDIARMHSLDLIERGVIPDDTLMKDVDGKVRAIVFSHGHLDHIGAVAKLAHRYDAPLIGTPYTLALVENSIKQERKFEVSNPLQVLNSGEKMQLSPDITLEFVHTTHSIPQAVTPVLHTSEGIIVYANDYKFDNHMMLSPPPDYERLRQLGRQGVLALIVETTRMTETKQEKTHSEKVARIVLEDIMKDILPAPEGLLVTTFSSHIERIQAICNIAQESDRKILLLGRSMERFGSIAEKMGILKLPSGTSIFGSPKSVNRALARAEENRSDYILVTTGHQGEPDALLPRIASGRTHFNVAPGDNVVISAPIIPNPTNAANRNLMERRLKGNGARIYTNAHVSGHAGREDHRDFIRMLQPEHIIPSHGDLEMLAAYTELAEEEGYKMGNDIHVLRNGQAQVFNGGL
- the idsA gene encoding short chain isoprenyl diphosphate synthase IdsA, which translates into the protein METKLEVTEILKRYSADIDQEMNRALETVDPETLLQASEHLVKAGGKKLRPSLAILSAEAVGGTVKSALKTGAAVELIHTFSLIHDDIMDQDEKRRGKPSVHVIWGEPMAILAGDTLFSKAFASVMQSEDDGVTPELILPALHTVVDSCVKICEGQAMDMGFTERMDVSEEEYMIMIYKKTAALIAAATKAGAILGGGSPEQVEALAEYGRLIGLAFQIQDDYLDVASSEEDLGKPVGSDIVEGKMTLLVVHALSQASEEDKKRLHVILKEDGDENVSEAVEILEKYGSIEYAWKVARENVNLAKELLINNLDDSPSRDALFLIADFVLERIN